The following coding sequences lie in one Oncorhynchus gorbuscha isolate QuinsamMale2020 ecotype Even-year linkage group LG10, OgorEven_v1.0, whole genome shotgun sequence genomic window:
- the mafba gene encoding transcription factor MafB → MQQYTSLQHWSSRKNYCMRQAIGEETLIINTSVFATLATTFTHLHQSRGSTMSAELSMGPELPNSPLALEYVNDFDLMKFDVKKEGLAGLERAGVRQCTRLQPQGSVSSTPISTPCSSVPSSPSFSPTEQKNHLEELYWMPNGGYHQQIDPQTLSLTPEDAVEALIGATAHGHPPPQHVQQQLQQGAFDGYRGPHQHHNHHGHPQQHHHPYGGGIPHHPDDLSGHPGGLSHPHTQHHHHHHSQDPDSPSPVSPDSHQALHHHRHHHHHGHSGQGHHGSGNVEDRFSDDQLVSMSVRELNRHLRGFTKDDVIRLKQKRRTLKNRGYAQSCRYKRVQQKHVLENEKTHLIDQVEALKAEINRLARERDAYKLKCEKLTGTGANNGIREAGSRPTSDNPSSPEFFM, encoded by the coding sequence ATGCAACAGTACACGAGTCTGCAGCATTGGAGCAGTAGGAAAAACTACTGCATGAGACAAGCGATTGGAGAAGAGACGCTTATTATTAACACGTCTGTTTTCGCGACGCTGGCAACCACCTTCACCCATCTGCATCAGAGTCGCGGCAGCACCATGAGCGCAGAGCTGAGCATGGGCCCTGAGCTCCCCAACAGCCCTCTGGCTCTGGAATACGTCAACGACTTTGACCTAATGAAGTTCGACGTGAAGAAAGAAGGTCTGGCCGGGCTGGAACGCGCCGGGGTGCGCCAGTGCACTCGGCTCCAGCCCCAGGGCTCTGTGTCCTCCACCCCGATCAGCACACCATGTAGCTCGGTACCCTCCTCGCCCAGCTTCAGCCCCACAGAGCAGAAGAACCATCTGGAGGAGCTGTACTGGATGCCCAACGGCGGGTACCACCAGCAGATCGATCCACAGACGCTCAGCCTGACCCCGGAGGACGCAGTGGAGGCCCTGATCGGAGCCACGGCCCACGGCCACCCCCCACCCCAGCACGtccagcagcagctgcagcagggCGCCTTCGATGGCTACAGAGGCCCTCACCAACACCACAACCATCATGGCCATCCCCAGCAGCACCACCATCCCTATGGGGGCGGCATCCCACACCACCCTGATGACCTTTCTGGACACCCGGGGGGGCTCAGCCACCCCCAcacccagcaccaccaccaccaccacagccagGACCCAGACAGCCCGTCCCCCGTCTCTCCAGACTCCCACCAAGccctccaccaccaccgccaccatcaccaccacggCCACTCGGGCCAGGGGCACCATGGCTCAGGCAACGTGGAGGACCGCTTCTCTGACGACCAGCTGGTGTCCATGTCTGTGAGGGAGCTGAACAGACACCTGCGGGGATTCACCAAGGACGATGTCATCCGCCTCAAGCAGAAGAGGCGGACCCTGAAGAACCGGGGCTACGCACAGTCCTGCCGTTACAAGCGGGTGCAGCAGAAGCACGTGCTGGAGAATGAGAAGACTCATCTGATAGACCAGGTGGAGGCGCTCAAGGCGGAGATCAACCGGCTGGCACGCGAGAGGGACGCCTACAAACTCAAGTGTGAGAAACTGACGGGAACGGGAGCGAATAACGGGATCCGCGAGGCTGGGTCTAGGCCTACTAGTGACAACCCGTCATCCCCAGAGTTTTTCATGTGA